The Methanosarcina barkeri MS DNA window GCATCTGTACACCCCGTGGGTTTCGATTCGCAGTCTGAATGGCTATGTTGATCAACTGCTTTGTTTTAGCATCAAGACCTTTCAGTGCTTTCTGTGCTCCAATAAGGTCGTTAAAACGTGCTGCGACCTCAGGACATTCTGTTTGGAAGATTTCATATGGATTTTGACTCATAGTTTTCATCTCCTGAAATAGTCTAATTATGTTTTACTTTATAAAAAGTAGGTTTTTCGTCAGGGAAAAAATAAGAGTTTTTCTCCCCGCTGAGAAAACCTAGAATATCCGGTTCAGAGAAAAGAGTTTAGATCACTGAAAACGCTGAAAACATTGAAAATGCTGAAAACATTGAAAATGCTGAAAACATTGAAAATGCTGAAAACATTGAAAACGCTGAAAACATTGAAAAATATGGAGCAAAAATTAAAACAAGCCTTAAAATGAAAGATTTTTAGTTAAGTTTAAAGCCTGACAATGAGAAGATATTTATTAGAAGAAATAGAGAACTAGGAAGTCCTTCAGCATATTCCTAATTAAAATTATTTGGTAACAAATCATCAATAAATTGTCAATAAAAAGAGACAGCTGCATAAAGCAGTATTGAAAGGTTTTGAGGACTGGAAATTCATTACCTTTTTCTCATCTCATCTATTTGACCTTATTATCAGTACATATTGAAACCATACTTATACTTGAACATAACAGGAATCTTTTTAAAACCAGGAGAATAAAAATGAAAATTTTGCTTATCGGCGGAGGCGGAAGGGAACACGCAATCGCCGAGGGAATCAAGAAAAGCAAGCATAATCCCTCTCTTTATGCGTTAATGGCGAAAAAAAATCCCGGAATTGCTTCCCTCTGTGAGGACTTTTTCCTTGAGAAAGAAACTGAAGTTGAAAAAGTTGTTGAGTACGCAAAAGCCAGAAACATCGAAATGGCTTTTGTAGGCCCTGAAGCCCCTCTTGCAGCAGGAGTTGCAGATGCCCTCTGGAAAGCAGGAATTCCGGTTGTAGGGCCTAAAAAAGCCTGTGCAACTATAGAATTTGACAAGGCCTGGGCAAGAAATTTCATGAAAAAATATGAAATCAAAGGCTGCCCTGCATATGAAGTTTTCACAGAGGAAAAACCTGCGCACGATTTTATAGAAAAACTGGGCGACGTGGCAGTCAAGCCCTCAGGTCTGACAGGAGGCAAAGGCGTAAAAGTTATGGGAGACCAGCTCCCTGACCTAGAAGCCGCCAAAGCCTACACAAGTGAGCTGCTTGAGAAAGGGCCTGTAGTCATTGAGGAACGCTTTATAGGAGAGGAGTTTACGCTTCAGGCCTTTGTAGACGGAAAAAGCCTTGTTTTCTTCCCTGCAGTGCAGGACCACAAAAGAGCCTATGAAGGAGATCTCGGACCCAATACAGGCGGTATGGGTTCATACACTGATGCCGGAGAAATCCTGCCTTTTATGCTCCCTGAAGACCTTGAGAAAGCAAAGAAGATTATGAAGGATACCGTAAAGGCGCTTTCTGAGGAAACCGGGACCGGATATCAGGGTGTTCTCTATGGGCAGTTCATTCTTACAGCCAGCGGTCCCAAGGTAGTGGAATTCAATGCTCGATTCGGTGACCCCGAAGCAATGAATGTGATCTCTCTCCTTGAAACAGACTTCGTGGATATCATGTCTGCAGTGGTTAAAGGGACTCTTGGAAATTTGCCTGTAAGCTTTAGCAAGAAAGCAACTGTCTGTAAATATGCAGTTCCTGCCGGTTATCCAGAAAATCCTGAAAAAGACAGCGAAGTAACTGTAGGAAACATAGGGGATGCGTCCATTTATTATGCCAGTGTCTACGAAAAAGAAGGAAAAGTTTACACAACCAGCTCCCGCGCAATTGCAGTTATTGGGATTGCTGAAACTATAACTGCAGCCGAAAAAATTGCCCAGAATGCCCTTGAAAATCTCCACGGCAAGCTATTTTTCCGGAAAGACATTGGGACTGCCGCTCTTATCCAGAAGAGAATTGACCATATGAAAGAACTTAGAGGCTAATTGCCGAAAATAAGGCTAACTGCTGAAAGTAAGGCTAACTGCTGAAAGTAAGGCTAATTGCCGAAAATAAGGCTAACTGCTGAAAGTAAGGCTAATTGCCGAAAATAAGGCTAACTACCTGAAATGTTCTGCAAAAGTACAGCGTGCAAATAAGTACTATGCAGTAGTATAAACTAAAATTCAACCAGAATGAAGTAATTTCGGTTAAAAAAGAGAAACTCAGCTTGAATGAAGAAATTCAGCTTGAATGAAGTAAATTCAGCTTGAATGAAATAAATTCAGCTTGAATGAAGTAAATTCAGCTAGAGTAAGTCGGGGTTGAAGTGATGAAGAAGGATGTACTTTCGATAACTGACCTGTCCAAAGAAGAGATTTATGAACTCCTCGAATCGGCCATGGACCTGAAAGAAAAACGCAAAGCTGGAGAACCTACAGAGTACCTGAAGAACAAAAGCCTGGGAATGATTTTTGAGAAAGCTTCCACAAGAACCAGGGTTTCCTTTGAGGTTGCAATGACCGATTTCGGAGGACATTCCCTTTACCTGAATTCCAGAGATATCCAGATAGGGAGAGGCGAAACCATTGAGGACACTGCCAGAACCCTCTCAGGCTACCTTCACGGAATCATGGCCAGAGTTATGAGCCACGAGACCGTAGAGAAATTGGCCAAATACTCAACCATACCCGTGATTAATGCGCTTTCGGACATGGAGCACCCCTGTCAGATACTTGGCGATTTCATGACCATAATGGAGTACAAGGACAAATTCGAAGACCTGAAGTTCGCCTGGGTAGGAGACGGAAACAACGTCTGTAATTCAGCCCTGCTAGGCTCGGCGATTGTGGGAATGGAATTCGCAGTTGCCTGCCCGAAAGGATATGAACCTAAGCCCGAGTTCCTTGAAAAGGCAAAAGCCCTCGGAGGTAAGTTTACAGTTACGGATGACCCGAAGGTTGCCGTAAAAGATGCGGATATCATTTATACGGATGTCTGGGTTTCCATGGGTGATGAAGCCGAACAGGAGAAACGCCTGAAGGACTTTGCTGCTTTCCAGGTCAATACCGAACTCCTTGGAGTTGCAAAACCGGACGTAATAGTTATGCACTGCCTGCCAGCCCGTAGAGGCCTTGAGATTACGGATGAAGTTATGGACGGCCCGAATTCCGTAATTTTTGAAGAGGCTGAAAACCGTCTGCATGCGCAAAAAGCCCTTATCCTGAAATTGATGAGATGAAAATTTCATCAATTCCAACCTATTTTATATACCAATAAATAATCGTGGATCATTTGGCTTTTGTGGTTTTAAGTTTCAGTTTAAAAATTACTTAAAACCTATTTTAGAAAAAGGAAATTCTTATAAGAGTCCCGGTGAATTTCGCCTTCTGAACAGGCTTTCAAGGAAAAAGTATAAGAACAAAGAGCACTACTATTGCTCCTGCAACATAAGCTACATCGTGCGAGAGTTGCCCAGCCAGGTCAAAGGCGCCAGGTTCAGAGCCTGGTTTCGTAGGAATTCGTGCGTTCGAATCGCACCTCTCGCACTAAACTTTTTTATTAGCTCTTATTTTTGCATAAGTGATCTAATTTTTTACTTTTTTGAATCACGGCAAGAAGCTTGGAGGAAAAGTTTTGGAACAAAAATATGGATTTTAAGATCTATTACTGACAATGTTTTCTTTGGCATTGTTGTTTTTAATCAATATCAGAATAAGTACTCCAATCCATGAGATTAAGAGTAATAACCACCATTTGCTTCTTCCCTTTATTTCCAGTGCCCAATCAGAAATTGGAAGCATTATTGTAAACCAAATGAGCAATGAGAGAATCATTGCAGAGAATTCGTCTAGTAATTCAGTTTCTGCAATTCCTGCAAGAATTCCAAAAACCGCGCCTACAAAGACAATAAGTCCATTCGTAAATCCAAGTGACAGAAATAATAAAAGATTTGGGTTCTGTTGAGCCCATGCTTTGAACCTTTCGTATCTCTCCATATTCCCCCCTCAGTTCAACTCACTAAGCTATGGGGTATGCGATATTAATTCCCGAGTCTCTTCCATAATGGATTAAAACAATGTTTGAGAAAAAGCAGGTAAAACATGCCCGCCTTCTATATGAAGGGGCTTGATACCTGCCGAATCGTCATATCCCACAAAGTATAAAGTTTTAAAACTATTTGTTTTTTTTTAGAATTTTAGTGACAGAACTTTTAATGTGTGTTTTAGCTAAGGGTCACAGAATATCATTGGTTAGAATCCCACCCAGACTTTTTAATCGATAAATTCTCTTCAGTTATTTTTTCAGTTATTCTAATTCACTTGCTTTTTATGGAGCCAGGAAAAGAACTTAATCAAAGGCGCCAGGTTCAGAGTCCAGTTTCATAGGAATTCGTGCGTTCGAATCGCACCTCTCGCACTAAAAATTTTATAGATACTTTTTTGTGATTTTAAGCCGACTTGAGCCAGATTATCTTTTTCTGTCACTGTATTCGGCCCCACATTTGAAAGAATCATTAAAGCTCAAAGTTTCTGTTCAATAACTTAGGGAGATGACCCGATTGTTAATGGATCAGCAATCGCAGCACCGATTAACAGCCCCGTGGAGATCGCCACAAAGGTCAGAGCTACCTGGATCAAACTGGCAATGGAAGAGGAATAGTTCTGTCCCACTAATGCAGCTAAGCTGAGAAACCCAAGTGATCCTGGAACCAGGACCCAGAATGCAGGTATTATAGACACATAATACGGTGTTCTAAGTTTGGATCGTTCCAGAAAAGTTCCTAGCATTGTCATGATGATGGAACCCGTGAAAGCTCCAAAAAGTCCCCCCAAAAAGTAGTTTCCTGCTTGCTGTCCAAAAAAAGTGGCTAACAATACAATTAAAACCCCTAACATGTCCTTGTTTCTTATGCACATCAAGAGGTACATCCCAAAGGTGAAAATAAGAACCCCAATATAGGGAGCCCACCAATACAAAGGAGTTGCCGTGTTGGCTATTATGTAATCTTCGGGCAAACCTACAACCTGGAGGCCTATTATCACTCCAAATAAGAGAAGTAGCAGTATTACAACTCCCTGAACCAGGCGAGCTGCACCAGATACCAGATTGTTTGCTGCCAGTTCGAACATTCCCGTAGACAGAACTGCTCCGGGAATGAAGTAAGCAAGTGCAGGGACCATTATGGTTAGAGACCCGTTTATAATTCCCTGTTTAATACCGAGAAAGAATATCGTGGAAACGATAAAGGCCGTTAGAACAGGCAGAACCAGAGTAAGTCTTGTTTTATCCTTGGAATAAGCCAGTATAAGTCCAGCTATGGCTCCTAATGCTCCACAAAAAAATAACCCATTAAAGGTTGGTAGAAAGAGCATTCCCAGGCCTGTGGAAAACAGTGCGTAACCTAAAATATTTTTAATATAATTATGTTGGCGCTTAACATTTATTATTTCATTAATACGCCTTATTCCCTGTTCAGGCGTTATTTCAGCTAGGACTTACGCAGTTAAAATGCCGAAAACTTGATATCTTTATAAATATACTTATGGCTTAGTGTTTCTCTAAAAACGTACGGAGTTATGGACATAAATCCACCTAAGTGTACCGACATTGACTACATTAATTTTCTCATTGCGGCTTCTAACGTTTTTAGCTGTACTGAAGCTGCTAGATGTTATCCAGACATAGCTAATGCTCCTTCTCATGATGCTTTTACTCGTTGCCTTCAAAGGCAACCTCCAGACACGGAAGCACTATGGGAGGAAGTAAAAAGTTATGTCAAGCTTAAGGGAGGATACCTAATTGTTGATGATTCAACATTAGATAAACCATACGCAGAAGAAATTGCTTTTGTTCGTCGTATGTGGAGTGGAAAACATCATCGTACTGTAAAGGGAATAGGCCTGGTTACCTTAGTTTGGACTGACGGTACAACCGTTATACCTATCGATTTTCGAATTTATAACATCGATGTAGACGACAAAACAAAGAATGACCATTTCCGTGATATGCTTGACAAGGCCGAAGAACGTGGTTTTAATCCCAAATTCGTTTTATTTGATACATGGTATGCAAGTGTGAAAAACCTTAAAGCCATTAGACAGAAAGAGTGGCATTTCCTTACAAGATTGAAAAATAATCGTTTGGTAAATCCTGACAACAAGGGAAATGTGCCACTTGAAACAGTAGATATTCCTCCAAAAGGACGTGTGGTTCACCTCAAAGCATATGGATTTGTAAAGGTGTTTAGGATAGTTTCAAAAAATGGAGACACGCAACACTGGGTTACAGATGTGCAAGAGATGGATGAAGCAAAACGTGAAGATTTGGCAAAGAAGTCATGGAAAATTGAGGAATATCATAGGGGAATAAAACAGTTCTGTGGTGTCGAAAAATGTCAGGCAAGAAAGGAAGAATCACAAAGAGCACATATAATGTTCTCATTAAGAGCTTTTCTTAGACTGGAATTACAAAGAATCAAAAGTGGAATATCCTGGTTTGAAAGTGCTATGAAAATTAGAAGAGTGGCAGTGACAGAATACTTAAGGAATCCCCAATACACGTTAAATTAATTCAAATATTTGAAAGTTTGGAAAAAACAATATGCTAGGAGCCAACTGCGTAACTCCTATCAGCATTTTCTGCCTGGTTGATCAACTCATATAATCTTGAAACCTGGTCTAAAGGAAGTACTCCGGGTTTCTGCAGGGTGACTTCCAGAGCCTTTGAATCGCTATTTGCAATCTTTATGATTAAAAAAGTAGGTAAACTAATAACCTCCTCAGCTTTGAAACCATAAGCCTGACATATTTTTTTCAAAATTGACTCTATGGACATTACCGCAATTCCTGCAGTAGTCAGAGCTCTGGAAAGCTCTGTGAGGAATTTCAAAAGTTGGTGAGGTATCTCCCCCTCATCAGAAATAGTTAAAGAGTTTATATGAGATGAATCAGTATGTGGAACCATTTTATCAATTCTTGAATATATTCACTTTGAATTTTCGGTATATAACGCATTCCCCGCTTCTTCGCGAAGCCATGAGAAATATCCGAATGATCTCTTCCATACAGATGGACGTGCTGATATGCCAGTCACCCCATACTTGAAGTACAAATCAAGCATAGTAGGCTTTGTGACCGAGTTAGTGTTTGAGACAATTAATGTTTTCACGCTATCGATTTTTAATCTAGCTTGGATACATTTTTAATCTAGCTTGGATATATTGGATTTTTATGCGGAAGGTAAAAGCAAATATAGAAGTATCAGATACCAAAAAACGATGTTATTCAATTTTAACCAAACGCTCTAAAGTAAGAATTACTTGAATTTTTCCCAAAAACGTCATCTGGAAAAGCACATATTTTTGACAAATACTGAGTAATGTGGCATTCACTGTCATCACATTATTATATATTTTGAATTTGGAACTTGACTTATTCATATTGACTTATTTATATTGTTAATTTATAGAGATATATTTATGTTAACTTATTTATGTTAACTTATTTATATTAACTTATTTATATATACACTCGATCTGTTTTATTAAAAATCTCTCAGCCAATGGCCCAGATTTTGGGAGAGATCAAATTGAATTATTATAAAAAGTATATAAGAAAAGTTATATTCAAGCCTCGCGTTTACGAATCCTATGAAAAAAACATTTTCCAATAAAATTCTCATTATAGGTTATGGATCAGTTTCACAATGCACCCTACCCCTTTTAATGGATAAACTTGATGTTCCGTTAGAAAATATTACCTTAATTGATTTTGAAGATAAATCAAAAGCCCTAAAAAAATATACAAATCAGGGATTAAGATTTGTCTGTGAAAAAATTACCCCAAAAAATTTGAGTCAGGTTTTGTCACGATATATGGAAAATGAAGGCTTGATCATTGACCTTTCGTGGAATATCGATGCCAATGAAATCATTAAGTGGTGTCATGATCACAATGTATTGTACGTTAACACGTCTGTTGAAGTATGGGACCCTGCTGAAAAATTTTTGACTCAAAGCCTATTGGAAAAATCGCTTTACATAAGGCAAATGAGATTGCTTGAACTTTCCCGTGATTGGAAAGATGCGCCAACTGCTGTTGTTGACCATGGCGCAAATCCTGGTCTGATAACTCACTTCGTAAAGCAAGGCTTGCTGGATATTGCCGCCAGCACCTGTGCTGATAAGAAAGTCTCTCCCGAAGATGAACAGGAAATTACCCTTCTTGCAAAAAACAGGGACTTTGCCCACCTCGCTAAGAAATTGGGAGTAAAAGTGATCCACTGTAGCGAACGGGATACTCAAGTCGCAAACAGGGCAAAGGAAGTTAATGAATTTGTCGGAACATGGAGCATTGAAGGATTAAGGGAAGAAGGAACTGCTCCGGTTGAAATAGCCTGGGGAACGCATGAGAGCAAATTACCGCCCCTGGCGCATATACCTCCATACGGACCGAAAAATGTGATTCTCTTGCCTCAGATGGGCATTAATACATGGGTCAGATCGTGGATACCGGATGAAGAAATTGTAGGTATGGCGATCCGTCATGGCGAATCATATGGCCTTTCAAAACTGTTAACTGTTTGGGAAGACGACAAACCGGTCTATCGTCCTACCGTGCATTATGCTTATATGCCCTGTCATGATACGCTTTCCTCTCTCTGCGAACTGCGAGGCCGAAATTATGAACTTCAACCGAGACTTCGGATTATGACAAATGAAATCACATCTGGCGAGGATATAATGGGAGCACTCTTAATGGGCCATTCTTATAATTCCTGGTGGACTGGAAGTGCATTGAGCATTGAGGAGACCAGATCCCTTGCTCCCGGTCAGAACGCTACAACTCTTCAGGTAGCAGCAGGCATTGTTGCAGCTATTCTCTGGATGCTTGAAAATCCGCGAGAAGGCATTAAAACACCTGAGGACTTGCCTCATGATTTTGTCCTGGATATTGCCAGACCGTATCTTGGAAAGTTTATTTCCACACCATCGGACTGGACGCCGCTTAAAAATCGCAAAATATTTTTCAAAGAAAGCCCGGCAGTAAAACACAATCCTGATCCATGGCAATTCGAAAATTTTCAATTCGTAGGTTAATTTCAAGTAAACTACCCCTTCAAGGGCAGGACTTATGTCTGTCTAGGAAAAGTTCTTTTCCGTGCCTCTTCATTGAATACCAAGCAGAAGGAACAAAAATCATAATAGAAAGATAAAGAAAGAAACTAGAAAGATAAAGAAAGGAACGCTAGGAGAATTTCAGTCAAAACTTTTCGGCCTGTAATTAGCGTTCCCACTGCTTTTTAACTGTTTTTTTATTTATTAGAATCGCACATCTCGCACTAAAACTTTTTTGATTTTTCAACTTTAACAGTTTTTTGTTTTTAATTTTAAGATTTAGCGTATGTATTTATCAGAACTGATTTAATTGCTAGGAAAATATCAGATGTTAAAATTAATTAAGATTGAGTAAGCAGATATCGAGTTTTATGATAAATTCTCAAATAATATACACCGCATGGAAATAGTTGCATAAACTATCTTTTCACAAAAAAAGCTGACAGTCTCATTTTTGTTTGTTGCGCCAAGAGAATAGATTAAAGGAATATAATGTTCAGCGGAGTTAACAGATAACAATGCGTCTTCTCCAATTAACTTGTAATTTACCAGTTTAAGATCATCTCTGGTTGTGACAAACTTTTTCACTTTCTCATCAAAACTTATTGCCCATTTATAAGGACTTTCGGATATATCTGCCACCATAAGATTATGAACGACATTGCCAGTACAGAAAATAAGAATTTCTTCTTCTCTTAAATTATAGAGTTTCTTTCCCAGTTCATAATGCTGTTGCATACTGAGCTTTCGATTTATACTCAGCTCAACTACAGGAATCTCAGCATTTGGATACATCTTAGAAAGTACACACCATACTCCATGATCAATGCCCCAATTAGAGTCGAAATTAACATCTTCAATTAGATTTTTTATATTAAGAACAAGTTCCTGTGAACCGGAACAATCATATTTTTTATCATATAATTGTTTAGGAAACCCATAAAAATCGTGAATTGTTTTGAGTATTTCGTTTGAAGTAACGCTAGTATCTTCTCTTTCATAGTGTGCAGATATGGCCAGTATTGCTTTAGGTTTTGGAATTTTTTTGGAAATATTTACCCAATTTTTTGTAAACTCATTGTCTTCTATGGCATTCATTGGTGAACCATGACCCACAAATAATACAGGCATAATTTTTTCCATACATTAAACTCCGGTTTAATTATCTCTTAACTGTGAAAGACTAAGCATTTGAGGTGAAAATTCAAGGTAAAATGTTTCAGTTCGAATTTATTTTTTGAAACTTTATGTTTTGACACTCTCGCAATTGATTACTCCATAGAAGTTGTTATTTACCAAGTAAATTCCAGAGGAATAAAAATCAAACAATAGTCTTATAGAAATCTTAAGGGATTGAATAGATCAACGAATTTGTTTTCTTGACCATTAATGAGATCAGTAATTACCATGGCAGCAGTGGTGCCGTTTGCCATTCCCCAAAATCCGAATCCAGCTGCTACATAAATGCCTTTTTGAGATGTCATGCCTATAAGAGGTAGACCATCGTCAGTAGTGCAGTCTTTACTGGACCAGCGGTATTCAATAGACTTAACATTAAGGTGTTGGCGTGCATAGTTTTCAAGCCGGCCATAGTAAATATTTTTGTCAGCTACATCTGCAGGACTATGTTCTCCAGCAACAATGATCAGTTTACCTTTATCTGTAGGGGTAGTCCTATATGTGTGAACAGGATTGAAATCTATAAACATCCCTTCAGGGAAATTTCCTTTAGCATATAATGCTAACACATAGGATCTTGCTGAATGCAAATGCCTGTAGAGTTGGTCGGGATCATATACTGGTGTATGTGTTGCAATTATTACTTGATCGGCCATTATTGAGCCCTGATCTGTTACTACTTCTTTGATTTCACCATCTTTGACAGTGATGGCAGAAGTATTCTCAAAGATATAACTTCCTTTTCCAATTATATGTTTTGAAAGAGCCAGAAGATACTTACGCGGATGAAATTGGGCCTGATTCTCATATTTGATAGCGGGACCAGTTTCAAAAGGTAAAGGCACTTCTTCGGTGTAAGAAACTGGAAGTCCTAACTGTTTTGCAGCTTCAAATTCACCTTTAATCTCATCAATTCTTTCACCGGACTCTGTGTAGATGTAAAGAGGAAGGCGTTGAAATTCACAGTCAATGTTCCACTTTCTTACAATCTCAGCTATCTTTTCAACTGCCTTAATATTAGCATTAGCAAAATCCTGAGCTTTTGACTTACCTAATTTTGATACAAGATTCTTGTAAATTATATTAGGTGCCACACTTACCTTAGCCGTGGTTCTAACTGTTACTCCTTTTATGATCCGATCTGCTTCTATTACTGCTACTTTGTACCCGGCTTCCATCAACAATGCTGCAGAAGTTATACCTGCAATACCGCCTCCCAGAATCGCCACGTCAACTTTCAACCTTTTGTCAAGTTTTGGAAAATTTGTACCAGGAGACGTTTCTAGCCAGAAAGAAATTTCTTTTACAGTGATCTTTTTCCCATATTCCATCCTCTGACCTCGCTGAGTTATTTATCTCTTATTGGATGATAAATTAGATTGGAAAAGCACACTTAAATTACTCTTCAGCTTATATATTAAATAATTACAAAAATAAATCAAAAAGATTTGAAAGAAAAATTTTCTATAATTTAAGCTGTAGAAATATAAAGTTTCAATCAAAATCGCACCAGTGCTCCGGTTATAATGCAGTTATTAATAATCGATTATCCACCATCCTAAAGCTTTTTTGATTTTAGAGTATTTCAACAGCGCAATTACTTTTTTGAAAATTTATTTTGGTACCAGATATTATCAGACATTATTGTTGACACTGTAAGATAGCATTTATATACAGATATTTAGGTACCTAATTATATTAGATACCTAAATAGTGTGTAGGTAGTCAAATGCAGAATCAGAATGTGATACAGCTGTATAATACGTTGAACCGTCTAAGCAGGCAAATGCACCGTTTTTCTCATAAGGCGGAACACAAACGAGGTCTATTCTTCGGGCAGTCAAAATTGCTGCAGCTAATCTCAAAAAATGAAGGAATTATCCAGCGAGACCTTGCGGAACAAATGGATATGCGCCCTTCATCTATGACAGAGGCGCTAGGAAGGCTTGAGCAACTTAACTTAATTTTGCGTAAACGAGATGAAAAAGATCAAAGGACAATGCGCATCTACCTGACAAACAAAGGCAGGGAAATTGTTGAAGACGCTGTTAGGTCCGAAGAAGTATTCATAAAAAAATTTACAGATATAGTGTTCAAAGAAATCTCGGAAAATGAACTAGAAAAGATGCTTGTA harbors:
- the purD gene encoding phosphoribosylamine--glycine ligase codes for the protein MKILLIGGGGREHAIAEGIKKSKHNPSLYALMAKKNPGIASLCEDFFLEKETEVEKVVEYAKARNIEMAFVGPEAPLAAGVADALWKAGIPVVGPKKACATIEFDKAWARNFMKKYEIKGCPAYEVFTEEKPAHDFIEKLGDVAVKPSGLTGGKGVKVMGDQLPDLEAAKAYTSELLEKGPVVIEERFIGEEFTLQAFVDGKSLVFFPAVQDHKRAYEGDLGPNTGGMGSYTDAGEILPFMLPEDLEKAKKIMKDTVKALSEETGTGYQGVLYGQFILTASGPKVVEFNARFGDPEAMNVISLLETDFVDIMSAVVKGTLGNLPVSFSKKATVCKYAVPAGYPENPEKDSEVTVGNIGDASIYYASVYEKEGKVYTTSSRAIAVIGIAETITAAEKIAQNALENLHGKLFFRKDIGTAALIQKRIDHMKELRG
- a CDS encoding NAD(P)/FAD-dependent oxidoreductase; amino-acid sequence: MEYGKKITVKEISFWLETSPGTNFPKLDKRLKVDVAILGGGIAGITSAALLMEAGYKVAVIEADRIIKGVTVRTTAKVSVAPNIIYKNLVSKLGKSKAQDFANANIKAVEKIAEIVRKWNIDCEFQRLPLYIYTESGERIDEIKGEFEAAKQLGLPVSYTEEVPLPFETGPAIKYENQAQFHPRKYLLALSKHIIGKGSYIFENTSAITVKDGEIKEVVTDQGSIMADQVIIATHTPVYDPDQLYRHLHSARSYVLALYAKGNFPEGMFIDFNPVHTYRTTPTDKGKLIIVAGEHSPADVADKNIYYGRLENYARQHLNVKSIEYRWSSKDCTTDDGLPLIGMTSQKGIYVAAGFGFWGMANGTTAAMVITDLINGQENKFVDLFNPLRFL
- a CDS encoding threonine/serine exporter family protein, which translates into the protein MKFLTELSRALTTAGIAVMSIESILKKICQAYGFKAEEVISLPTFLIIKIANSDSKALEVTLQKPGVLPLDQVSRLYELINQAENADRSYAVGS
- the argF gene encoding ornithine carbamoyltransferase is translated as MKKDVLSITDLSKEEIYELLESAMDLKEKRKAGEPTEYLKNKSLGMIFEKASTRTRVSFEVAMTDFGGHSLYLNSRDIQIGRGETIEDTARTLSGYLHGIMARVMSHETVEKLAKYSTIPVINALSDMEHPCQILGDFMTIMEYKDKFEDLKFAWVGDGNNVCNSALLGSAIVGMEFAVACPKGYEPKPEFLEKAKALGGKFTVTDDPKVAVKDADIIYTDVWVSMGDEAEQEKRLKDFAAFQVNTELLGVAKPDVIVMHCLPARRGLEITDEVMDGPNSVIFEEAENRLHAQKALILKLMR
- a CDS encoding MarR family winged helix-turn-helix transcriptional regulator, which encodes MQNQNVIQLYNTLNRLSRQMHRFSHKAEHKRGLFFGQSKLLQLISKNEGIIQRDLAEQMDMRPSSMTEALGRLEQLNLILRKRDEKDQRTMRIYLTNKGREIVEDAVRSEEVFIKKFTDIVFKEISENELEKMLVITSKLCKSLDTLNSKESKDRDEECCQ
- a CDS encoding IS701 family transposase, whose protein sequence is MDINPPKCTDIDYINFLIAASNVFSCTEAARCYPDIANAPSHDAFTRCLQRQPPDTEALWEEVKSYVKLKGGYLIVDDSTLDKPYAEEIAFVRRMWSGKHHRTVKGIGLVTLVWTDGTTVIPIDFRIYNIDVDDKTKNDHFRDMLDKAEERGFNPKFVLFDTWYASVKNLKAIRQKEWHFLTRLKNNRLVNPDNKGNVPLETVDIPPKGRVVHLKAYGFVKVFRIVSKNGDTQHWVTDVQEMDEAKREDLAKKSWKIEEYHRGIKQFCGVEKCQARKEESQRAHIMFSLRAFLRLELQRIKSGISWFESAMKIRRVAVTEYLRNPQYTLN
- the ygiD gene encoding 4,5-DOPA-extradiol-dioxygenase, with amino-acid sequence MEKIMPVLFVGHGSPMNAIEDNEFTKNWVNISKKIPKPKAILAISAHYEREDTSVTSNEILKTIHDFYGFPKQLYDKKYDCSGSQELVLNIKNLIEDVNFDSNWGIDHGVWCVLSKMYPNAEIPVVELSINRKLSMQQHYELGKKLYNLREEEILIFCTGNVVHNLMVADISESPYKWAISFDEKVKKFVTTRDDLKLVNYKLIGEDALLSVNSAEHYIPLIYSLGATNKNETVSFFCEKIVYATISMRCILFENLS
- a CDS encoding carboxymuconolactone decarboxylase family protein — translated: MSQNPYEIFQTECPEVAARFNDLIGAQKALKGLDAKTKQLINIAIQTANRNPRGVQMHAMMAKNEGATREEIVAAVVLNLHHSGFAKVLECLPAAIDGFEGKI
- a CDS encoding threonine/serine exporter family protein, which codes for MTPEQGIRRINEIINVKRQHNYIKNILGYALFSTGLGMLFLPTFNGLFFCGALGAIAGLILAYSKDKTRLTLVLPVLTAFIVSTIFFLGIKQGIINGSLTIMVPALAYFIPGAVLSTGMFELAANNLVSGAARLVQGVVILLLLLFGVIIGLQVVGLPEDYIIANTATPLYWWAPYIGVLIFTFGMYLLMCIRNKDMLGVLIVLLATFFGQQAGNYFLGGLFGAFTGSIIMTMLGTFLERSKLRTPYYVSIIPAFWVLVPGSLGFLSLAALVGQNYSSSIASLIQVALTFVAISTGLLIGAAIADPLTIGSSP
- a CDS encoding saccharopine dehydrogenase NADP-binding domain-containing protein, which translates into the protein MKKTFSNKILIIGYGSVSQCTLPLLMDKLDVPLENITLIDFEDKSKALKKYTNQGLRFVCEKITPKNLSQVLSRYMENEGLIIDLSWNIDANEIIKWCHDHNVLYVNTSVEVWDPAEKFLTQSLLEKSLYIRQMRLLELSRDWKDAPTAVVDHGANPGLITHFVKQGLLDIAASTCADKKVSPEDEQEITLLAKNRDFAHLAKKLGVKVIHCSERDTQVANRAKEVNEFVGTWSIEGLREEGTAPVEIAWGTHESKLPPLAHIPPYGPKNVILLPQMGINTWVRSWIPDEEIVGMAIRHGESYGLSKLLTVWEDDKPVYRPTVHYAYMPCHDTLSSLCELRGRNYELQPRLRIMTNEITSGEDIMGALLMGHSYNSWWTGSALSIEETRSLAPGQNATTLQVAAGIVAAILWMLENPREGIKTPEDLPHDFVLDIARPYLGKFISTPSDWTPLKNRKIFFKESPAVKHNPDPWQFENFQFVG